The genomic region TGGTTCTCAAGGTCTAAAAGGTGAGAGAGGAGATATTGGTTCTAAAGGATCAGATGGGTTGCCAGGTTCAAAAGGAGATATTGGTCCTAAAGGATTAGACGGAGCCATAGGGATAAAAGGTGATATGGGTGAGAAAGGAGAGATAGGTTCTAAAGGTGACAAAGGAGCAGTTGTGTTAAAAGTCAATAGAAAAATACTAAAAATAAATTTTTACTTAGTGGACTATAAAGCCAAAGATGCTTTTAACACATTTTACGTAATTTAAGTTGTAGTATTTGATTTGAATTCTTTTAAGAAGTGTGGATGTGGATAAGTGCTTTCAGTCTGTGTAAGCGCACTTATCCACAACTACACTAATTTTCAATCTAAGCAGCTTTAGGGCTATATTCCTCAGTAAAAAGGGAACGTTCAAAAAAGTGTGTCAAACCGAAAAAAAAGTAATAAATTGATATAAAAAATGGAGGTTTGATATGGGTCAAGCAAATAGAACTACTGGTTTGGTAGATTATAAAGAATTAGAAACAAATATCCTGTCATCTATACGAGAAGGAAGACCATTGACAGGAAGAGATGGAGCATTAACACCGTTTATAAAAAGGTTGCTAGAGGCAAGTCTGGAAGGTGAAATAGAAAGCCACATGTCAGCTAAAAGTGAAGAAAATAACCGAAGAAATGGAAGGAATGCAAAAACTTTACGTACAAGTTCAGGCTCATTTGAACTATTAACACCAAGAGACAGAGAAGGAAGCTTTGAACCGCAAATAGTCAAAAAAAGGCAAACAAGCCTACATCCAGAACTTGAAGCAAAGGTCTTAAGCACATATGCCAGTGGCATGGGATACAGAGATATAGCTTCACATGTTGAGGAAATATATGACCACAAAATATCAGCAGCAGAGATATCCAGTATTACTGATAAACTGCTACCAGTAATCAATGAATGGCGCAGCCGCCCACTGCAATCAGTGTATCCAATAGTGTTTATGGATGGCATGTTCTTTAAGGTCAAGGAGGACGGACATTGTATAAGTAAATGCATGTATAATATATTGGGCATAAATCAAAATGGCAGAAAAGAAGTATTAGGTTTTTATTTGGCTGAAAGTGAAGGAGCTAACTTCTGGTTGGGAGTTCTAAATGACCTAAAAGAGCGAGGAGTAGAAGATATTCTAATTGCCTGCATTGATGGGCTAAAAAGCTTTCCTGCGGCTATAAATAGTGTGTTTCCTAAGGCAGAAGTACAGCTATGTATAGTGCATCAGATAAGGAATTCACTGAAATATGTATCTAGCAAAGATGTAAAAGTTTTCATGAATGATTTGAAAAAAATATATCGTGCTTCAAGTAAAGAGATCGCTGAGAATTATCTGCTTGAGCTGGAAGAAAAATGGGGAGAGAAGTATCCTTTAGTTATAAAATCCTGGCAGAACAATTGGGAAAACTTATCCAGTTATTTTAAGTATTCTGGGCAAGTTAGGAAGCTGATTTACACCACCAATCCAATTGAGGGGTTGCATAGACAAATCAGGAAATTTACTAAAACTAAGGGTTCATTTACTAGTACAAATGCCTTGTACAAACAGGTATATTGTGCTATAAAAAAGGTAGAGCAAAAGTGGATTATGGCTCTCCCTAATTGGGCTTTAACTATGTCTCAACTTGATATTTTCTTTCCAGATAGATTGAAAATTGAGTTGAACTAAAAATGCGGCTTGACACACTTTTTTGAACGTTCCCCTTTTTAGCCCATCAATGCAGGCAATTAGAATATCTTCTACTCCTCGCTCTTTTAGGTCATTTAGAACTCCCAACCAGAAGTTAGCTCCTTCACTTTCAGCCAAATAAAAACCTAATACTTCTTTTCTGCCATTTTGATTTATGCCCAATATATTATACATGCATTTACTTATACAATGTCCGTCCTCCTTGACCTTAAAGAACATGCCATCCATAAACACTATTGGATACACTGATTGCAGTGGGCGGCTGCGCCATTCATTGATTACTGGTAGCAGTTTATCAGTAATACTGGATATCTCTGCTGCTGATATTTTGTGGTCATATATTTCCTCAACATGTGAAGCTATATCTCTGTATCCCATGCCACTGGCATATGTGCTTAAGACCTTTGCTTCAAGTTCTGGATGTAGGCTTGTTTGCCTTTTTTTGACTATTTGCGGTTCAAAGCTTCCTTCTCTGTCTCTTGGTGTTAATAGTTCAAATGAGCCTGAACTTGTACGTAAAGTTTTTGCATTCCTTCCATTTCTTCGGTTATTTTCTTCACTTTTAGCTGACATGTGGCTTTCTATTTCACCTTCCAGACTTGCCTCTAGCAACCTTTTTATAAACGGTGTTAATGCTCCATCTCTTCCTGTCAATGGTCTTCCTTCTCGTATAGATGACAGGATATTTGTTTCTAATTCTTTATAATCTACCAAACCAGTAGTTCTATTTGCTTGACCCATATCAAACCTCCATTTTTTATATCAATTTATTACTTTTTTTTCGGTTTGACACACTTTTTTGAACGTTCCCGAAAATGCGGAAGCATTGCATAGTAGCGTAAGAGATATATTTTGTACAACAAATCCCGCAAATCAAGTTTGTGGTACACGTAGAGGAAAGAGGGAAACTAAAAAATCATCAGTGACAAGCGGAGCAAGCAGACCAACTTCATTTATATCTCAAGTAATAAATTTCTTTTACCCTGCGGTAGGACAGGACAAATATAAAGTAAAAAATGAAATACAGGAAGTGGCAAAAATAATAGATGCAGCAGATATTGTAATACAATTTGAAGAAGTATTAGGAGTAACAGCTGTGAAATGTGGCATTCCAAAGAAAAGTCTAAATTTTGATCCAGTGGAACTGCAGTCAACCATTATCAATAAGTCATTACTTAATGATGAAAATCATAATGAGTTGTTGAAGTTCTTGTGTGTAACTGCGAAAAAATCACTCCCTAATTACAAACAAACTAGTAAATGTTTGTCTACTTTTAAAGATCATATGGAAAAAAGATTAAATGAGCAGCAAAGAGCTTTCGTTAGTACTGAAAAAATAGTGGCAAATAATGAGCAGCCAAGGAGTTTTATGAGTTATGTCTCTCCTCCTAGTAGCCTAAGTGCCATTAATCAGCAAGTTGTTGGTTATTTAAGGTAATATCATGGAAAAACATATATTTAAAATAGAGGATAAAAATCCGCTCTATAAAAAATTGATTAAACTTCCTGCTGAATATTATATATTAAACAAAAATAGTAAGGTTATCCATTCACATATTGGTCCAATTAAAGT from Wolbachia endosymbiont (group B) of Parapoynx stratiotata harbors:
- a CDS encoding IS256 family transposase — translated: MGQANRTTGLVDYKELETNILSSIREGRPLTGRDGALTPFIKRLLEASLEGEIESHMSAKSEENNRRNGRNAKTLRTSSGSFELLTPRDREGSFEPQIVKKRQTSLHPELEAKVLSTYASGMGYRDIASHVEEIYDHKISAAEISSITDKLLPVINEWRSRPLQSVYPIVFMDGMFFKVKEDGHCISKCMYNILGINQNGRKEVLGFYLAESEGANFWLGVLNDLKERGVEDILIACIDGLKSFPAAINSVFPKAEVQLCIVHQIRNSLKYVSSKDVKVFMNDLKKIYRASSKEIAENYLLELEEKWGEKYPLVIKSWQNNWENLSSYFKYSGQVRKLIYTTNPIEGLHRQIRKFTKTKGSFTSTNALYKQVYCAIKKVEQKWIMALPNWALTMSQLDIFFPDRLKIELN